A window from Cryptomeria japonica chromosome 1, Sugi_1.0, whole genome shotgun sequence encodes these proteins:
- the LOC131040353 gene encoding putative pectate lyase 2 — MDPALAFRLLILLALRAPPCKGNPMNVSYVSSRLRPGWNGSDDRGSLRGDNTRIMNEIDACWRNDPNWAAHRKSLADCGIGFGSRATGGKYGEIYIVSDEGDDAVNPKYGTLRYAVIQTRPLWIIFKRDMLIKLKSELIVNSFKTIDGRGVNAEIGHGACITVQFVSHVIIHGLNIHDCVPAKPAMVRSSPSHVGHRLATDGDAIDIFGSNNIWIDHCTFSNCKDGLIDAVHSSTAITVSNCHFYHHDKVMLLGHNDGYNADKIMRATIVFNRFGPNLVQRMPRGRFGYFHVANNDYHAWESYAIGGSANPTFRSEGNRFIASDNPYTKQVTNREAGGGSGWKWRSVNDMFVNGAYFVPSGKGTCAPYYSSNERFKVYEAALVPFLTADAGRLKCRVGYPCN; from the exons ATGGATCCAGCGTTGGCATTTAGGCTTCTCATTCTACTGGCTTTACGTGCCCCTCCATGCAAGGGGAATCCTATGAATGTCTCCTATGTGTCCTCTCGTCTCAG GCCCGGATGGAATGGTAGCGACGACAGAGGATCTTTGAGAGGAGACAACACCAGAATAATGAATGAAATCGATGCTTGCTGGAGAAACGATCCAAATTGGGCGGCCCATCGCAAATCATTAGCCGATTGTGGCATTGGCTTTGGAAGCCGTGCAACGGGAGGCAAGTATGGCGAAATATACATCGTAAGCGATGAAGGGGACGATGCAGTAAATCCAAAGTACGGCACCCTTCGTTACGCAGTGATTCAAACCAGGCCTCTCTGGATCATCTTCAAACGGGATATGTTGATCAAGCTTAAAAGCGAGCTGATTGTCAACAGTTTCAAGACTATTGATGGGCGAGGAGTAAATGCGGAGATTGGACATGGAGCATGCATCACAGTGCAGTTCGTTAGTCATGTAATAATACATGGTCTCAACATACACGACTGTGTTCCTGCCAAGCCCGCCATGGTTCGAAGCTCACCATCTCACGTTGGTCACAGACTTGCTACAGATGGAGATGCCATCGACATCTTCGGTTCGAATAACATCTGGATTGATCACTGCACCTTCTCGAATTGTAAAGATGGGCTTATCGACGCAGTACACTCATCCACTGCAATCACTGTTTCAAACTGCCACTTTTACCATCATGATAAG GTAATGCTGCTTGGCCACAACGACGGCTATAACGCTGATAAGATTATGAGAGCTACGATAGTCTTTAATCGTTTCGGCCCAAATTTAGTTCAACGGATGCCCAG GGGACGATTCGGTTACTTTCACGTAGCCAACAACGACTACCATGCTTGGGAATCGTATGCGATTGGAGGCAGTGCAAATCCAACTTTCAGAAGCGAGGGAAACCGATTCATAGCATCTGATAATCCCTACACAAAGCAG GTAACGAACAGGGAGGCAGGCGGAGGGTCAGGGTGGAAATGGAGATCAGTTAATGATATGTTTGTGAACGGGGCATATTTTGTTCCGTCTGGAAAGGGGACGTGTGCTCCATATTATTCTTCGAATGAAAGGTTTAAAGTGTATGAAGCTGCACTGGTTCCTTTTCTCACAGCTGATGCAGGTCGTCTGAAATGTCGCGTGGGATACCCTTGCAATTGA